TCACACAACACTATTACAATGCCCAAATGTTCCGTGATATCACAGGGTACTGCTGCAGTGCCTAGATATTCTGTTGTGTCACAGACTCCTACTGCAGTTCCCACATGTGCAGTGTCCAGTTGTGATGTGATGTtctagagcactgttgcagtgcccagatgagctgttcTGTCACAAAGCACTTTTATAGTGACCAGATGTGCTTTGCTGTCACAGAGGCCTGTTACAATGCCCAAATGTGCCTGGATGTCACacagtcctgtttcagtgcccagatatgttgtgatgtcacacagtcccACTGCAAAGCTACATATGCTGTGATATCACATAGTCCTTTTGCATGTCCGAGATGTAATGTCCCAGAgaactgtggcagtgctgggaagtgctgtggtgtcacagagaactcttgcagtgcccaggtGTGCtctaatgtcacagagcagttgtgatgtgatgtcacagagaactgttgcagttgccatatgagctgtgatgtcacacagccccatggAAGTGCCCAGGTgggatgtgatgtcacagagccccgttacaaaacccagatgtgatgtgatgacAAACATCCCTGTTActgtgtccagatgtgctgtgatgtcacagagcacagtTTCAGTTTCcatatgagctgtgatgtcacagagaactgttgaagtgcacagatgtgctgtgatgtcacactgCTTGGATACAGTTCCCAAATGTGCTGTAATGTCACAGGTTCCTACATTGACTGTGATGTcactcagcagcactgcaaaccCCAGATATTCTGTGATGTAATAGACCACAGCttcactgcccagatgtgctgtgatgtctaACAGCCTGGATACAGATTCCAGATgtgttgtgatgtcacagagcacagtTTCAGTGGCCATATGAGctgtaatgtcacagaaaactgtTGCAGTAACTAgaagtgctgtgatgtcacagaacactgtaacatcacatcacatctgggttttgtaacggggctctgtgacatcacaactcATGTTGCCATTGCAGAAGtcctgtgtaacacaacagcacatctgggcactgctacagtgctctgtgacatcccagcacatgtgggcactgcaacagtttcctgtgacatcacagtacATCAGAGCgctgtaaaaaagaaatgtgtgacATCTGAGCACATTTGGGCATTGCCATGGCACtctgtgacaccacagcacttcccagcactgccacagttcTCTGGGACCTCACAGCATATCAGGGAACTGTtgtgtgacatcacaacacacatcagactcaatgatcttaaaggtcttttccagctgcaatgATTCCATAGGTCTATGAGCTGTTGCACAGCCgtgtgaggtgctgagggacaggggttgGTGATGGGCTCAGCAGGGTGAGGCTGccgattggacttgatgatctcaaagatcttttccaacccaaatgaatctttgattcaatgattctatgtcaGGATGGAAATGTTTCTGTCAGCAGGAATCTTCCCCAGAGACCAGAGGCCCTTGCAGACCCTGAGCCTGCTGTCCCCAAGACGTGCCCCTTCCCCACTGTCACGTCTTTGTGCTCTGATCCCCCCCAGTCAGCCTCGGGGACAGCCCTTgacccttgggcagcctggcaccagCTCTGGCCCAGACCCCCAAGGGATTTTAATCAGAACAAAGAGGCGGCACAGCCTGAACACAGGACACTGAAGGCAGAGGAAATGTCTGGCAAGGGCCGAGGGCTCCCTGGAGCTCAGGGCTCTCCCAGCCGCacagctccttcctccctcccagctgctcccagccccgcaGCAGTGACGGGCTCTCCTGGCCCAGGGATGGGCCACCCTTGTGCCCTGAGCTGCAGTGTCACGGCCTCACTGTCCTCAGGGGGATGTGCCAGGGACACCTCTTGGGCATCGTCGTAGCTCCAGCATTCTGGGCACAGGCACTGGGCAtctccctcagctccaggggCCCCGGCACTGCTCTGGGAGCACAGCTTtgtctctgcaaagcagcaaggcagactgTAGCACATTTGGacatctccttccttccctctcctcaccACTTCAGAGATGCTGAGTCCCCCTCCACCCGTCCtgtccctcatccccatcccctcacCTCCAGGTGCGTccctgggccctgctccctcctccgcTGCCCTGGGCACTTCCCAGCCTCTCTGCCCAGACACAAGGTCCTCCCCAGGGTCAGAAACCTCCCTGGCATCATCATAGCCATCTGCTGGGCCACCTCTGGGCAGGACAGGGACAtctggaagcagaaaggagCCGAGGTTGGTGAGAAGATGCATCGTGCAGAGAAGAGGACGGGAGGTAGCGCAGGGACACAGGGCTCGGGCACTGGTGGCTGCAGCGGCACAGGAGATCCCCATCTGCTCCCCAACTCTGATGGTGGCACTCAGGGGGGCCACTGTCCATCCCAAGTCTGCAGCGATGAGTCAGCAACCCCTTCCTGCCCCCCATTACCTCGTGCTGACCCCAGACCATCTTCCTCCTCGCTGTCCATGTGATGGGGCTGCAGCTTGGTCAGGGACCCCTCCGAATAGGAGCCTGGAGAAGTGACCCACAAAGCCAGggctgagtggggaggagggccCAGGACTGACCCTGTGCCCTGGGACAAACCcagctggggtgggcagagctGATGGGGAGGAAGCTTCTGTCCTGGGCCAGGacctctctgctctccccacaTTGCTGCAGGGACCTTgggcctgggggctgcagggagtcagctgcagctggggaccAGGGGACAGAGCCCCCAGGGATGGACCCAGACCCACCTGATGGGTTAAATCTCGCCTGCTCCTCCCACACTGGGCTGTAACTGATCTCCTGGTACACGGCCTCAGGGAAGGGCTCCAGGGCTGTCTGGGAGCCTGTGGATAGAGGCTGTTCTGGCTCAGGGACAGGCAGTTCCCACCTTCTCTCCCCTCCGCAGCTGCCCCCTCTCTGCCCCACGGATCCACAacacagcccctgcactgccacggggagctgagggctgggcagaggagcagcctggggCCTGACACCACGGGGATGGACCCTGCTGCCCTGCATTCCTCCTGTGCCcatctgccccagcccagctctggccattTCTCGCCCCATCCCCAACTCCCCTGTCTCGGGACTCTcttcccctggctgctgctggcccatCATCAGGCAGtcagaggcacagcagcagcacacgcctgtgcccccagctctgcctgtgctgacacacacaccccacagcgCCCTGGCCCTGCCAAGAGGCACCTTCCCGTGGCAGCGTGGGGCAGGACCCACCTCTGCGCTCAGCCCTGGCGCTGAGCACTCTCCAGGCCAGGAGgaccagcagcaggcagacaaGGGCTCCCAGGATCATGCACATGATGATGGGCAATGAGACACTTCTGCTGCTGGTCGGGTGGCCCCGAGTGGGATCTGCACAGGCAGCGACACACAGAGGGAAGCACCAGGCCAAGGAGCACTGGGGGGCTGGAGCACCCAGCCCTGACCCCCATCATACCGTGGGCAACTCAcagccctccccacccccagcacccataACCCGCTGCCTCCTCGTGGGAGTTTCCCCCCAGTGAGGATCCCCTTCCCTCTGGCTGGGTCACAGCCTGGTCTTGAGGAGACTCGTTGCTGATGGGAAGGACACGTCACCTGCTCGAGGGGTCAGTGCTGCTGTCCTGGGcgcagctgcagaggaggagaaggagagatgaGCTAAGAGGGGGGTATGTGGGTACCAGGAGCCTCCACCCTTACCCGGCCTGTGTGTGCAGAcacccctggcacagcccccctGAACCACCCCTtccacagggctgctcagggGGCTGCGGCAGAGCCCAGGGCCCTGCTCTGAGCCTTGGCCAGGGCAGCATCAGCAGCCTGGGAGTTCAGAGACTCATAGGATAGTGGGGGTTGGAACGGAtttccagagctcatccagctcacatcctgctacagcaggtttcccttgctcagggggcagaggaatgtgtccaggtgggtttggagaaggagcctccacaccctccttgggcagcctgggccagggttccctcacatTAATAGTGTAAGAGTTTCTCTTTGCGTTTtagtggagctttttgttttgcagcttttgtccattaccccttgtcctgtgactGGACATTGCAGAAAAAATGTCACCTCATCCCcatgacacccaccctttaggtacttgtcagtgttaatgagatctccccacagcctcctgcagactaaacagccccaggccccacagcctttcctcataaggaagatattccagtcccctcatcatcttgctggccctgcactggcctctctccagcagttccctgtccctctgcagctggggtgcccagaactggacacaggactccagatgacgccccaccagatatggcagagcagaggggaagtagaacctctctcgacctgctgcccaccctctTCCTGATGCCctcaggataccattggccttcttgcccatgagggcacgttcctggctcatgttcagtttatcaaccaggactccaagGTCCAGAAgtgcccctggggctgcagagcctggccgggcagcagctggaggacatCCAGCCCCACAGAAGCTGCTGTCGACATGGGACCAGGCTGCCACGCTCTGCAGGAACAGCCTCGCTCTCCAGAGCTCTGAGGGCAGGATGggacctgccccagctccatgcAGTGTcccgggcagagctgcagcccctgcactcACCCGCGCAGCGCACGGCCGCGTCCTCCTTGTGCCGGCAGAGCCCGCGGTCCCCGGGCCaggcccagcagtgctgcagagccgcCTCTGTGCCCCGACActccacctgctccagccagaTGGGGCCCGTGCCCTCCCCAAAGGCAGCCTCGGGCAGGGCAGCCACGGCGggcccacagcccagctgcctgcaggccaCCTCGGCATCCCGCACGTCCCACGTGTCGTCGCACACCGTCCCCCAGGAGCCGCGGTGCCACAGCTCCACCCGGCCCGAGCAGCCGTCCTCTCCTCCCACGGCGCGGATCCTGTCCCTGTCTGCAGgaggcacagagctgccagggcagcGGGACGGTGGGCACAGTCCTGCCAGgccagaggggcagcagaggagcagctcccTACCTGTGCAGCTCGTGGCGTTGGGGCACGGGGAGCCCGGGGTTGGGGTCATTTCGGGCCGTGTCCCTGcagaaggagatcagagaaACATGGAGTCGTGGAATCATTTGGGTAGGAAAAGCCCCTGAggctgctggagtcccagccctcccctcaccctgcccatcccaccactgacccacaaccctcagcacctcagctttgggatccctccagagatgaggactcccccacctccctgggcagcctggcacagggggcggacaaccctctcagggaaacagttctgcctcagctccaatctcaacctcccctggggcaacttgagaccctttcctcttgtcctgtcattcattactagagagaagagaccgaccctAACATCAGTCCATCTCCTGGCAAGGTTTTGCACAGACTACTCCTGTCTCATCTCAGCCtcgtcttctccaggctcaactcccccattccctcagcgcctccccagccccttttgctccagccccttccccagctccgctgtcTGGCTCTGGCCaagctccagcccctcagtgtccctccgACAGTGAGTGAGGgacccagcactgaacacacccctcgagctgcagcctcaccagagcccagcacaggggacaatccctgccctgctcccgctgccaccccagtgcttaTCCCAGCCAGCAGGGAGGAATTGCTGGGTGGATACTGGTGCCCATGCAGCTCAGAATTACCACGGCAGGTGATGTGGGTCACATCTCGCAGCTCGTCGCACGACCGCGGGTTCCAGGGATCGGAGGGACATAGCCAGAAGGAGCCGTGTCTCTCCTCACACTCCACATGGTCCAGCCAGGCGGGGCCAGACACTCTGCCCCGTGGCCATTGTATCTCCAGGGTCCCTTTCTTCCCGCAGCCCAGCTCCTCGCACGCCAGTGACACCGTTTTGGGGGTCATGGAGTtggagcaaacgctgccccaagtcCCGTTGTAGAAAACCTGCAGGCGCCCGGAGCAGCCGTCgctgttctccagcctcaggGCCGTGAACTCTGGGAGGAAAGGCCCcagaggggaaggggctggtcTGGGGCTCTGGGAGCAGGGACAGCCCTGCTCCCCCCGGCCCCTCAGCCGGGCAAAGCGCCCCTTTGCAGCCACGGGCACGGACACGTCTGTGATGGACACACGGCCCTGCCCTTCCCGCTGGGCCTGGGCCACggcggagcagcacagggagcccggGGCACGGAGGGGACCCTGCGTGGccgtccctgggctgggctggggcgggAGCTCAGAGGCAGCCAGGAACAGTCTGTGCCCTGGGCCCTGGGCTCCCGCCACACACCTGAGCAGACGGCTCCGGCGTCCTCTTTGTGCCCGCAGTCGTGCCGCCcccagggcccggccgggcAGTCCCAGAGAGCGGCTTCGGCCCCGGAGCAGTTGACGTCGTCCAGCCAGATGTGCCCGGAGCCCTCCCCAAAGGCGGCAGAGCCCGGCGCCCGCACGGCCCCTCCGCAGCCCAGCTGCCGGCACACGACAGCGGCATCGGGCAGGTCCCAGCCGTCGTCGCAGAcgctgccccagctgccctgggagtaGATCTCCACTCTCCCGGCGCAGCGCCCGGGCCCGTTCGCCAGCCGCACGCGCCGGCTCCCTGCGGTGGGGACAGAGCCCAGAtggcggcgggggccggctgCCCACCCACTCTGTGCCCCGGGGGGCCCGTGGGGACACTCACCCTCACAAACCACCCCCACGTCCTCGGCGATGCCGGCCGCCGGCGCGGCCTCAGTCGgggaggtgctgcagaggctcagctgggcctcgTACCCCTGGCACCGCACCCctcgcagccccacggggcccggCCCTCGCTCGGCCTTGGGCGGGTTGTAGGCCATCTCTGCCTCTCCGCACCGCAGCTGCCGACACGCCACACGGGCCTCCGCCACGTCCcactgctcagacaggactctgccccacgTCCCGCGCTGGAAGATCTCCACTCGCCCGGCGCaccggctccctccccccaccagccgcAGGGACCCGGAGCCAGCGGGGCCTGGGGAGTTGTGGAATCACCAATCATGGACTCACACAACCCTTTGGGCTGGCAgcaaaagcccctgaagctgctggtgggcttggcagggtgagggcagggctgggactgcagcagcttcaaggccttttccaacctaagccattggttctctgctggagatgggccctggcagccagtgtccctggcagggagcagagctgaggaggcTGCCCCAGCAGAAAGGACAGCTTTGGGGCTGGTGCTCACCAGaagccccagcctggctctgtgcctcaccccctgctctgctgctgctgctgggggcagccaggcagccccgTGGGGCTGAGATCATGCCTGGGGCTATTTCTGTgttgctgggacagggctgtctGCAGCCAGAGGGGTGGTTtgagccccacagccctgtcccgCACCCAGCACCCCGAGGGACATCAGAGGAGCCTGAGCCTGGAGGTGGCCCTTGGGGCTGCCCTAGGGGACAGGGACaatgtctctctgcagccctcagggcttctgcagggggaagtGCAGCCTGGACGTGCCCCGGGGTCCCCTGCCTTGGGCTGCTGTCATGCCAGGAGACAAAGGAGCGAATCCAGGGTTTGTCagccctcacctgagcagatgacagcagcagcatcctcatgGGAACATGGGGAGGCCCCCAGCACGGTCACTGGGCACTGTCCCAGGTGGGCTTCAGTCCCACTGCAGTGGAACGAGTCTCTCCAGACGGGGCCCGTTCCTCTCCCAAAACTCCCTCCTCTGGGAAGGGACACGGCAAAGCCACAGCCCAGGTGACCACAGAGGACGTGGGCGTCGGAGAGGTGCCAGCGGGAGGCACAGAGGCTGCCCCAGGTCCCCTGCACGTGCAGCTCCACCCTCCCCTCGCACGCCGTGCTGCCGTTCACCAGCCTGAACCCTGCAAACCCTGTGACAGACAAGAATGGAAGGGGATGGACTTGTGCTCTGGCTCCttcaggagctggggagaggtcagatggaggagagctgccatcctcctcctccacctcttccCGCATCATTGTGGGGCTGCAGACCCCACATCAGCCCCTCTGTCCTCAGGCCCAGCACGgtccctgccccgctgccctgtccccagcacatccctggTGTTTTACACCCCAGTGAGAGTCCTTACGTGTGCAGCTGAGCCAAGtagcagctctgggggtgcagAGATGGTCTCTGGGGGTCTCCCTGGGGCACAACTGGAGGAAGGGTTCATTCCCTGCACACTGCAGCTCTTTGTCCCACATGGCACCGGCGCTGGTTCCATCACGAGCTGCCCCTCGGATGTTCAGGGCTGCcccacactgcagctccctgcagaccacagcagcagctctggcaccaAAGGCTGAGGCACAGACACTTCTCCACTTATTCACCTTACGGATCTCCACGTGTCCTGAGCAGTCATTGTCCCCTCCAACCAGCCGGACAAACCCTGGAGCAGACAAAGCCCCATGTGAGTTCCCAGCACCTGCTGGCAGTTGCCTGCCCTGATCCCACCTCATCTCCAAGGAGGCCACAAAGTGCCCCACAAGCCCCCCAGCAGTTCCCAGTGGGTGCTGGTGGCACAAACAcaccaggagcagccctgggctgcagcacctcTCAGGGCAAGGACGGGCACTGAGGACAGTGCAAGCGCTGGCACAGGtcctgtggcacagggcagctggggctgggataGGCAGGAAAGCTGCAGCAACAGGTCACCTCAACTGCAtggggctgtgactctgtgggctgcagctcaggggtcACCCTGGCAGAGGAGTAAGGTGCCAATAGCCCCAAAGTCCCTTGTTATCTCCTGCcattccccagggctgtgggtggctgCATGAGACGCTGTGGGTGCCTCTGGCGTGGTGGGACCTGGCCCGTGGCAATGCCAGACTGCTCCTGGctgagtgggaggaggaagatgggaaCTGAGACAcaatggggcagggagaggcaggCCAGGCACCGACTGAGAGTGGGCTGAGCAACCTCAGGGCCCAGGTTTGGGGTGAGAACCCGGACTGGGTTCCTATTGTCCTTTGTCAGGACTGGAGACACCAGcaacaccagctgcagcttggcAATGTGACCAGCCAGCCTGGACCCTGCTCTCACACACTCTCATTGCTCCTGGAGGGCACAGTCAGGTCCCTTTCTGGCCTCTTACCTGAACAGCTCACTCCAGCATCCCAGCTGTGACCACAGTTGTTCTCACCCCATCCGCTGTGTGTACAGTTGGACAGGGCAGACTCAGAGCCACGACACTGAACATCAACCAACCAAATGGGGCCAGATCCTTGTCCAAAATGTGCATTCCAAAAAGCTCGAACAGCAGATCCACATCCCAGCTGCTTGCAAACCACTGCATCTTTCAAGTCCCAGTTGACACTACAGACAGTGCCCCACTGTCCCTTGTGTTCCACCTCCACTCTCCCAGCGCAGCGGCTGCCACCATCCACCAGCCTCAACTCTGCAGCCCCTGAAACGCCAACACGGGGCTGGTCAGGAGAGCACTGAGCTGCACACTACAGCTCTGGGGTCCCCACTGCCCAGGCAGAGGTAAAAGCACCTGAGGGACAGCCCTCTCCATCCtgggctgtccctggggcagtctGGGGGTCCCTTTTCTCCgcagctctgcaaagggctgaggctgcccagtAGCAGACCTGCTGTACCattcacagccccacagcctgcagtACATCCCCACTAATACAACCCCCCCTTTCCCAtgccccctctctcctccccagcacagcaaccCCCGTATGGCCccgtgccccagccccacacctccctctcccacccacacaggcacagcatcCACTCCCTTGAGCACCTTCTGCCCCTCGTCCCAGCGGCACCCGTGAGGAAACCCTATTGCCAGAGGTATCCCGATGAGCACGCTGGTGCCCActggccctgggctgtgggacaAGGGAGCCAGCACTTacccctgcacagctgcagcccgAGGAGCGGCCACAGCACCCGAGGCCACAGGAGTCCCTCCGTGACCATCCTGAGCCTCCTGCcccgcgggcacagccctgctgctccccactcccCGGCACGGCTCCCGCACCCtcgtggggctgctgctgatgggagggtGAGATCTCTGAGAGATGCCAAcgcagctgcaggagccaatccaagcagcagcaccttttgAGATGTGATCAGGAGCTCTCTCCCCtctgacacagctcagcccGCCAATGAGCTTCTCCAGTGCCCTTCATGCCCATATATGAGGGACACCACGGTCCCAATGCAGGTGCCACGGCTGCTGCCATGGGGCAGAGTTATGGGCTGAGGCAGGCGCAGAGGGGAAATGGGTCTCCAGGCCCtcaactgggagcactgggagcactgggagcactgggagcactgagcatccccagggctACACTCATCAGAGAACCCACGAGGGCTGTGTCCTCCAGCCccgagctgtggggctgcactgGCTCTGTGTCGGGGTGGAAAGggaacagcccctgccctgctgcagcccctgtgggacagccctgggctgggggcagagctgcagccccggccTGCAGGAGCATCCCTCCTGGAGAGCCTCAGGACAGGGCCCCGGCAGGAGCCGCGCTGGGACACGTCCCCAGCCCGGCAGCAGGAGAGGCCCCAGCGTGTCCCCagccgtccccgtgtcccccaggGGCCGTTGTTCCCTGCAGGCAGATGCatcgggagctgcagctgcagctgcacaaaccgcagcccccgcggccTCGCAGCACTCGCTGCGCTTCCCCCACAGCGCCCGGCCAGGAAGCCTGAGGtttcctcctggcacccagcctAGGCACAGCCCCGCGGGGCCCCgacacacccccagccccactgctcctgCCGGGGCTGCTCCTTCGGCCTCGCAGAGACGCCAATCgcagctcctggcccctggGATGGCCCCATGGGGGGCACTGCAGTGATGTCACCTCACACCCACATACAGGCACCCCTGACATGTTGTTCTcactttctcactcccttctgctgcagcaacttcttccccttctccagtccaTCCATCACAGAAGCTTTACCTCCATCACTTGctggccaggccttgggcaGCAGCGGGTCCAACCCCGAGCTGactggccctggccctggccGGTACAGGGAACCACCTCCTGCTCAGCAACAACCTGCAGCTGCTCAACAACTTGGGCAACTTCATCAACAGGTtgtgtgccaggctggcagggggctgctcctcgtgcccaggctgtgctctcctcacactctgctccCCCCGTTTCCCATAGTGAGCATGTTTGTGTGTAAGTTCTTTGGTGGCATCATCCCTGACACGATCCAGACCCCAGATGACAAGAGCTTGTGTCACCCTTGAACTGCACCAGTACCACCAGCTGCTAGAAAAAGCCCAGTAGATACCCAAAAATCTTGAGTCTGGTCACAAgagcttggggaggagtggtgATCCCccagagtggtgatcaatggcacagaatcgagttggaggcctgtggccagtggggttccacagggatgggttctggggccagtcttgttcaacgccttcatcaaggacctgggtgaggggacagagggaccctcagtgagctccctgatggcaccaaattGGGAGCACTGCTTgactccccagaggctgtgctgccagtcagagGGATCTcaacaggctgagagttgggcagagaggaacctgatgaggttcaacaaggacaagggcagagtcctgcagctggggaggaacaaccccctgcaccaggacaggctcagggtgacctgatggagagcagctctgcagagacagacctgggaatGCTGcgtgataataaactgaccatgagcagcaacgtgcactcgtgggcaagaagccaatggcagcctgtgtgggcagcacattgagggagattctgctccccctcttaTCTGGaggtgtccagctctgggctccacAGTTCCatggaactgctggagagaggccagtgcagggccaccaagatgatcaggggactggagcatcttccatacgaggaaaggctgcagaacctGCAGCTGTTTAGtgtggaagagactgagggggtgagggagccctggcccacgctgcccagggagggtgtagaggctccttccttggagctcttcaggaCTAACCTGGACAcagttcccgtgtgacctgatctaggtgggagctgcttctgcagggggttgggctggatgatcactacaggtcccttccaactcataccttctgtgattctgtgattctctgatactCATTGAATTACAGACTGTCTCATTAGctacaaaatacatctttattaAAACCAGGAACAGTCTTGAACCCACAGAGGGGATGGAAGAACACAGAAGCAGGCGGAAAAGAGAGCAGGGAGGAAAAGGCAGACACAGCAGGGGAATGAAGCCTGGAGGGgaaacaaacacacagcaaaagGCCCAGCAGTGGCGAGACTGAGGTCTGGGCCAGCTGGTTGGGGCACTCCAGGGGCAGGAGTTCTTCTTCAAGAGCTGCTCCTCaaggaagctgctgcccaggccGTGCTCCAGCTTCCCAGCAGTGATCTCTCCATGGCTGAGG
The sequence above is drawn from the Colius striatus isolate bColStr4 unplaced genomic scaffold, bColStr4.1.hap1 scaffold_35, whole genome shotgun sequence genome and encodes:
- the LOC133629257 gene encoding scavenger receptor cysteine-rich type 1 protein M130-like, producing the protein MVTEGLLWPRVLWPLLGLQLCRGAAELRLVDGGSRCAGRVEVEHKGQWGTVCSVNWDLKDAVVCKQLGCGSAVRAFWNAHFGQGSGPIWLVDVQCRGSESALSNCTHSGWGENNCGHSWDAGVSCSGFVRLVGGDNDCSGHVEIRKVNKWRSVCASAFGARAAAVVCRELQCGAALNIRGAARDGTSAGAMWDKELQCAGNEPFLQLCPRETPRDHLCTPRAATWLSCTRFAGFRLVNGSTACEGRVELHVQGTWGSLCASRWHLSDAHVLCGHLGCGFAVSLPRGGSFGRGTGPVWRDSFHCSGTEAHLGQCPVTVLGASPCSHEDAAAVICSGPAGSGSLRLVGGGSRCAGRVEIFQRGTWGRVLSEQWDVAEARVACRQLRCGEAEMAYNPPKAERGPGPVGLRGVRCQGYEAQLSLCSTSPTEAAPAAGIAEDVGVVCEGSRRVRLANGPGRCAGRVEIYSQGSWGSVCDDGWDLPDAAVVCRQLGCGGAVRAPGSAAFGEGSGHIWLDDVNCSGAEAALWDCPAGPWGRHDCGHKEDAGAVCSEFTALRLENSDGCSGRLQVFYNGTWGSVCSNSMTPKTVSLACEELGCGKKGTLEIQWPRGRVSGPAWLDHVECEERHGSFWLCPSDPWNPRSCDELRDVTHITCRGTRPEMTPTPGSPCPNATSCTDRDRIRAVGGEDGCSGRVELWHRGSWGTVCDDTWDVRDAEVACRQLGCGPAVAALPEAAFGEGTGPIWLEQVECRGTEAALQHCWAWPGDRGLCRHKEDAAVRCAAAPRTAALTPRADPTRGHPTSSRSVSLPIIMCMILGALVCLLLVLLAWRVLSARAERRGSQTALEPFPEAVYQEISYSPVWEEQARFNPSGSYSEGSLTKLQPHHMDSEEEDGLGSARGNGGQEGVADSSLQTWDGQWPP